A region of Ictidomys tridecemlineatus isolate mIctTri1 chromosome 4, mIctTri1.hap1, whole genome shotgun sequence DNA encodes the following proteins:
- the Sptbn2 gene encoding spectrin beta chain, non-erythrocytic 2 isoform X2, with product MSGNAVGRVHGNGLNGAEELYYEAVEGSQNPGGLLLSPAAFINPAQYASVLEGRFKQLQDEREAVQKKTFTKWVNSHLARVTCRVGDLYSDLRDGRNLLRLLEVLSGETLPKPTKGRMRIHCLENVDKALQFLKEQKVHLENMGSHDIVDGNHRLTLGLVWTIILRFQIQDISVETEDNKEKKSAKDALLLWCQMKTAGYPNVNVHNFTTSWRDGLAFNAIVHKHRPDLLDFESLKKCNAHYNLQNAFNLAEKELGLTKLLDPEDVNVDQPDEKSIITYVATYYHYFSKMKALAVEGKRIGKVLDHAMEAERLVEKYESLASELLQWIEQTIVTLNDRQLANSLSGVQNQLQSFNSYRTVEKPPKFTEKGNLEVLLFTIQSKLRANNQKVYTPREGRLISDINKAWERLEKAEHERELALRTELIRQEKLEQLAARFDRKAAMRETWLSENQRLVSQDNFGLELAAVEAAVRKHEAIETDIVAYSGRVQAVDAVAAELAAERYHDIKRIAARQHNVARLWDFLRQMVAARRERLLLNLELQKVLQDLLYLMDWMEEMKGRLQSQDLGKHLAGVEDLLQLHELVEADIAVQAERVRAVSASALRFCDPGKEYRPCDPQLVSERVSTLERSYEALCELAAARRARLEESRRLWRFLWEVGEAEAWVREQQHLLASADTGRDLTGVLRLLNKHTALRGEMSGRLGPLKLTLEQGQQLVAEGHPGASQAAARAAELQAQWERLEALAEERAQQLAQAASLYQFQADANDMEAWLVDALRLVSSPELGHDEFSTQALARQHRALEEEIRGHRPTLEALKEQAVALPPALSHTPEVQGRVPTLERQYEELQARAGERARALEAALALYTMLSEAGACGLWVEEKEQWLNGLTLPERLEDLEVVQQRFETLEPEMNALAVRITAVNDIAEQLLKANPPGKDRILNTQKQLNNRWQQFRSLADGKKAALTSALSIQNYHLECTETQAWMREKTKVIESTQGLGNDLAGVLALQRKLAGTERDLEAIAARVGELTREANALAAGHPAQAPAINTRLGEVQAGWEDLRATMRRREESLGEARRLQDFLRSLDDFQAWLGRTQTAVASEEGPATLPEAEALLAQHAGLRGEVERAQSEYSRLRALGEEVTRDQADPQCLFLRQRLEALGTGWEELGRMWESRQGRLAQAHGFQGFLRDARQAEGVLSSQEYVLSHTEMPGTLQAADAAIKKLEDFMSTMDANGERIRGLLEAGRQLVSEGNIHAEKIQEKADSIESRHRKNQEAVQQLLGRLRDNREQQHFLQDCHELKLWIDEKMLTAQDVSYDEARNLHTKWQKHQAFMAELAANKDWLDKVDKEGRELTLEKPELKALVSEKLGDLHRRWDELETTTQAKARSLFDANRAELFAQSCSALESWLESLQAQLHSDDYGKDLTSVNILLKKQQMLEREMAVREKEVEAIQAQAKALAQEDQGAGEVERTSRAVEEKFRALCEPMKERCQRLHASREQHQFHRDVEDEILWVTERLPMASSMEHGKDLPSVQLLMKKNQTLQKEIQGHEPRIADLTERQRTLGTAAAGPELAQLQEMWKRLSHELELRGKRLEEALRAQQFYRDAAEAEAWMGEQELHLLGQEKAKDELSAQAEVKKHQVLEQALADYAQTIHQLAASSQDMIDHDHPESTRISIRQAQVDKLYASLKELAGERRERLQEHLRLCQLRRELDDLEQWIQEREVVAASHELGQDYEHVTMLRDKFREFSRDTSTIGQERVDSANTLANGLIAGGHAARATVAEWKDSLNEAWADLLELLDTRGQVLAAAYELQRFLHGARQALARVQHKQQQLPDGTGRDLNAAEALQRRHCAYEHDIQALSAQVQQVQDDGQRLQKAYAGDKAEEIGRHMQAVAEAWAQLQGSSAARRQLLLDTTDKFRFFKAVRELMLWMDGINVQMDAQERPRDVSSADLVIKNQQGIKAEIEARADRFSSCIDMGQELLARSHYAAEEISEKLSQLQARRQETADKWQEKMDWLQLVLEVLMFGRDAGMAEAWLCSQEPLVRSAELGCTVDEVESLIKRHEAFQKAAVAWEERFSALEKLTALEERERERKRQREEEERRKQPPAPEPTACLPKGDVVDSQTAPDAAWDGTHPRLPPSTQVPSVNGVCTDAESSQLLLEQQRPEQGSLPEGPGSGAGDEANGPRGDRQTRPRGPAAPVMPQSRSSESAHVATLPTRGPELSAQEQMEGMLCRKQEMEAFGKKAANRSWQNVYCVLRRGSLGFYKDSKAASAGVPYHGEVPVSLARAQGSVAFDYRKRKHVFKLGLQDGKEYLFQAKDEAEMSSWLRVVNAAITAASSASGEPEEPAVPSATRGMTRAMTMPPVSPAGAEGPVVLRSKDGREREREKRFSFFKKNK from the exons ATGAGCGGGAACGCAGTGGGCAGGGTGCACGGGAACGGCCTGAACGGGGCCGAAGAGCTTTACTACGAGGCTGTGGAAGGGTCTCAGAACCCGGGGGGCCTCCTGCTCTCACCGGCTGCCTTCATCAACCCTGCTCAGTATGCCAGCGTGTTGGAAGGACGCTTCAAACAGCTCCAAG ATGAGCGAGAAGCCGTGCAGAAGAAAACCTTCACCAAGTGGGTGAACTCGCACTTGGCCCGGGTGACGTGTCGGGTGGGAGACCTGTACAGCGACCTCCGGGATGGGCGCAACCTCTTGAGGCTCCTGGAGGTGCTCTCGGGAGAGACACTG CCAAAGCCTACCAAGGGCCGCATGAGGATCCACTGCTTGGAGAATGTAGACAAGGCTCTGCAGTTTCTGAAGGAGCAAAAAGTGCACTTGGAAAACATGGGCTCCCATGACATCGTGGATGGGAACCACCGACTGACCCTTGGGCTGGTCTGGACCATCATCCTTCGGTTCCAG atCCAAGACATCAGTGTGGAGACAGAAGACAACAAGGAGAAGAAGTCAGCCAAGGACGCCCTGCTGCTCTGGTGCCAGATGAAGACCGCAGG GTATCCCAATGTTAATGTGCACAACTTCACCACCAGCTGGAGGGATGGACTGGCCTTTAATGCTATCGTACACAAACATCG gccagaCCTGCTGGATTTTGAGTCCTTGAAGAAATGCAATGCACACTACAATCTGCAGAATGCTTTCAATCTGGCTGAAAAGGAGCTGGGATTGACCAAGCTGCTGGATCCTGAAG ATGTGAATGTGGACCAACCAGATGAGAAATCCATCATAACCTATGTGGCTACCTACTACCACTACTTCTCCAAGATGAAGGCCCTGGCTGTGGAAGGCAAAAGAATTGGCAAG GTGCTGGACCACGCCATGGAGGCGGAGCGCCTGGTGGAGAAGTATGAGTCTCTGGCCTCTGAACTGCTACAGTGGATCGAGCAAACCATCGTGACCCTCAATGACAGGCAGTTGGCCAACTCCCTGAGCGGTGTCCAGAACCAGCTGCAATCCTTCAATTCCTACCGCACCGTGGAGAAGCCGCCCAA GTTCACTGAGAAAGGGAATTTGGAGGTGCTGCTCTTCACCATCCAGAGCAAGCTACGGGCCAACAACCAGAAGGTCTACACGCCCCGCGAGGGCCGGCTGATCTCTGACATCAACAAG GCCTGGGAGCGGCTGGAGAAAGCAGAGCATGAGCGGGAACTGGCCCTGCGCACGGAGCTGATCCGCCAGGAGAAGCTGGAGCAGCTGGCCGCCCGCTTCGACCGCAAGGCCGCCATGCGGGAGACCTGGCTCAGTGAGAACCAGCGTCTTGTGTCCCAG GACAACTTTGGGCTGGAACTGGCTGCGGTTGAGGCAGCAGTGCGGAAGCACGAAGCCATTGAGACCGACATCGTGGCCTACAGCGGCCGGGTGCAGGCAGTGGATGCTGTGGCTGCCGAGCTGGCCGCCGAGCGCTACCACGATATCAAGCGTATCGCTGCTCGGCAGCACAATGTGGCTCGGCTCTGGGACTTCTTGAGGCAGATGGTGGCTGCGCGTCGGGAGCGGCTCCTCCTCAACCTGGAGCTGCAGAAAGTGCTTCAGGACCTGCTCTACCTCATGGACTGGATGGAAGAGATGAAG GGGCGGCTGCAGTCTCAGGACCTGGGCAAGCACCTGGCTGGAGTGGAGGACCTGCTGCAGCTGCACGAGCTGGTGGAGGCCGACATCGCCGTGCAGGCTGAGAGGGTGCGGGCTGTGAGCGCCTCTGCCCTGCGCTTCTGCGACCCAGGGAAAG AGTACAGACCATGTGACCCGCAGCTGGTGTCAGAGCGGGTGTCTACCCTGGAGCGGAGCTATGAGGCCCTGTGTGAGTTGGCAGCGGCTCGCAGGGCTCGTCTGGAGGAATCACGGCGCCTCTGGCGGTTCCTCTGGGAAGTGGGAGAGGCTGAGGCCTGGGTGCGGGAGCAGCAGCACCTCCTGGCCTCAGCTGACACTGGCAGGGACCTGACCGGTGTCCTCCGCCTGCTCAACAAGCACACGGCTTTGCGGGGTGAGATGAGTGGCCGGCTGGGGCCCCTGAAGCTCACCCTGGAACAGGGCCAGCAGTTGGTTGCAGAGGGCCATCCTGGAGCCAGCCAGGCTGCTGCCCGTGCAGCCGAGCTCCAGGCACAGTGGGAGCGGCTGGAGGCCCTGGCCGAGGAACGGGCCCAGCAGCTTGCTCAGGCTGCCAGCCTCTACCAGTTCCAAGCCGACGCAAACGACATGGAGGCCTGGTTGGTGGATGCCCTGCGCCTAGTGTCCAGCCCTGAGCTGGGGCACGACGAGTTCTCCACACAGGCCCTGGCCAGGCAGCACCGAGCCCTGGAGGAGGAGATCCGAGGCCACCGACCCACCCTGGAGGCCTTGAAGGAACAGGCTGTGGCCCTGCCTCCCGCACTGAGCCACACGCCCGAGGTGCAGGGCAGGGTGCCTACACTGGAGCGGCAGTACGAGGAGCTGCAGGCACGGGCGGGCGAGCGTGCTCGGGCCCTGGAAGCAGCCCTGGCACTCTACACCATGCTCAGCGAGGCTGGGGCCTGTGGGCTCTgggtggaggagaaggagcagtgGCTCAACGGGCTGACCCTGCCTGAGCGCCTGGAGGACCTCGAGGTGGTACAGCAGAG GTTTGAGACCCTAGAGCCGGAAATGAATGCCCTGGCAGTGCGAATTACTGCTGTGAATGACATAGCTGAGCAGTTGCTAAAGGCCAACCCTCCAGGGAAGGACCGGATTCTCAACACTCAGAAGCAGCTCAACaacag GTGGCAGCAGTTTCGGTCCCTGGCAGATGGCAAGAAGGCAGCTCTGACATCAGCCCTGAGCATCCAGAACTACCACCTAGAGTGCACGGAGACCCAGGCCTGGATGAGAGAGAAGACCAAGGTTATCGAGTCCACCCAGGGCCTGGGTAATGATCTGGCCGGGGTACTGGCCCTGCAGCGGAAGCTGGCTGGCACTGAGCGAGACCTGGAGGCCATCGCCGCTCGGGTGGGTGAACTGACCCGAGAGGCCAATGCCTTGGCTGCTGGCCATCCGGCCCAAGCCCCTGCCATCAACACCCGGCTTGGGGAGGTACAGGCCGGCTGGGAGGACCTGCGAGCCACTATGCGGCGAAGAGAGGAGTCCTTGGGTGAGGCACGGAGGCTGCAGGACTTCCTGCGCAGCTTGGATGACTTCCAAGCTTGGCTAGGTCGCACGCAGACCGCTGTGGCCTCCGAAGAAGGGCCGGCTACCCTGCCTGAGGCTGAGGCCCTCTTGGCCCAACACGCAGGCCTACGGGGAGAAGTGGAGCGTGCCCAAAGCGAGTATAGCCGCCTGCGGGCCTTGGGCGAGGAGGTGACCCGCGACCAGGCAGATCCCCAGTGCCTCTTCCTACGGCAGCGGCTGGAAGCCCTGGGAACCGGCTGGGAGGAGCTGGGCCGCATGTGGGAGAGCCGGCAAGGCCGCCTGGCCCAGGCTCATGGCTTCCAGGGATTCCTACGGGATGCTCGCCAGGCTGAGGGCGTGCTCAGCAGCCAG GAGTATGTTCTATCTCACACGGAGATGCCAGGGACACTCCAGGCTGCTGATGCTGCCATTAAAAAGCTGGAAGACTTCATGAGCACCATGGATGCCAATGGGGAACGCATCCGTGGGCTCCTGGAGGCTGGGCGTCAGCTGGTGTCAGAGGGCAACATCCACGCCGAGAAGATCCAGGAGAAGGCAGACTCCATCGAGAGCAG ACACAGGAAGAATCAAGAAGCCGTGCAGCAGCTTCTGGGCCGCCTGAGGGACAACCGAGAGCAGCAGCACTTCTTGCAAGACTGTCATGAG CTGAAACTCTGGATTGACGAGAAGATGCTGACAGCTCAGGATGTGTCCTATGATGAGGCCCGCAACTTGCACACCAAGTGGCAGAAGCACCAGGCATTCATGGCCGAGCTAGCCGCCAACAAGGACTGGCTGGACAAGGTGGACAAG GAAGGGCGAGAGCTGACCCTTGAGAAGCCAGAACTGAAAGCGCTGGTGTCAGAAAAGCTGGGGGACCTGCACAGGCGCTGGGATGAGCTGGAGACCACCACCCAGGCCAAGGCCCGCAGCCTCTTTGATGCCAACCGTGCTGAACTGTTTGCCCAAAGCTGCTCGGCGCTGGAGAGCTGGCTAGAGAGCCTGCAGGCCCAGCTGCACTCCGATGACTATGGCAAGGATCTGACCAGCGTCAACATTTTGCTCAAGAAGCAGCAG ATGCTGGAACGGGAGATGGCtgtgagagagaaggaggtggaggcAATCCAGGCCCAAGCAAAGGCACTGGCCCAGGAAGACCAGGGTgcaggggaggtggagaggaCCTCAAGAGCTGTGGAAGAGAAGTTCAGGGCCCTGTGCGAGCCCATGAAGGAGCGCTGCCAGCGCCTGCATGCCTCTCGTGAGCAGCACCAGTTCCACCGGGATGTGGAGGATGAGATT TTATGGGTGACAGAGCGGCTGCCCATGGCCAGCTCCATGGAACATGGCAAGGACCTGCCTAGTGTTCAGCTTCTCATGAAGAAAAACCAG ACCCTGCAGAAAGAGATCCAAGGCCACGAGCCCCGGATTGCTGACCTCACAGAGCGGCAGCGGACTCTGGGCACAGCAGCAGCAGGCCCCGAGCTGGCCCAGCTCCAAGAAATGTGGAAACGCCTGAGCCACGAACTGGAGCTTCGGGGGAAGCGATTGGAGGAGGCCCTGAGGGCCCAGCAGTTCTACCGCGATGCTGCAGAGGCCGAGGCCTGGATGGGTGAGCAGGAGCTGCACCTGCTGGGCCAGGAGAAAGCCAAG GATGAGCTGAGTGCCCAGGCAGAGGTGAAGAAACACCAGGTGTTGGAACAAGCCCTGGCTGACTACGCCCAGACCATCCACCAGCTGGCAGCCAGCAGCCAAGACATGATTGACCATGACCACCCAGAGAG CACGAGGATATCAATCCGCCAGGCCCAGGTGGACAAGCTGTATGCCAGCCTGAAAGAACTGGCTGGAGAGCGGCGCGAGCGCCTGCAGGAGCACCTCCGGCTGTGCCAACTCCGTCGTGAGTTGGATGACCTGGAGCAGTGGATCCAGGAGCGTGAGGTGGTGGCGGCCTCCCACGAGCTGGGCCAGGACTACGAACATGTGACT ATGCTCCGGGACAAATTCCGCGAGTTCTCTCGGGACACAAGCACCATCGGTCAGGAGCGTGTGGATAGCGCCAACACACTGGCCAATGGGCTCATTGCGGGGGGCCATGCCGCACGGGCCACCGTAGCTGAGTGGAAGGACAGTCTCAATGAGGCCTGGGCTGACCTGCTCGAGCTGCTGGACACACGGGGTCAAGTGCTGGCCGCTGCCTACGAGCTGCAGCGCTTCCTGCACGGGGCCCGCCAAGCCCTGGCACGGGTGCAGCACAAGCAGCAGCAGCTTCCAGATGGGACCGGCCGTGACCTCAATGCTGCTGAGGCCCTGCAGCGCCGACACTGTGCCTATGAGCACGACATCCAGGCCCTCAGCGCCCAG GTCCAGCAGGTGCAGGATGATGGCCAGCGACTCCAGAAGGCCTATGCTGGAGATAAGGCTGAGGAGATTGGCCGCCATATGCAGGCTGTAGCCGAGGCCTGGGCCCAGCTTCAGGGAAGCTCTGCTGCACGCCGCCAGCTGCTGCTGGACACCACAGACAAGTTCCGTTTCTTCAAGGCTGTCAGGGAGCTGATGCTGTGGATGGACGGCATTAATGTGCAGATGGATGCCCAGGAGCGGCCCCG GGACGTGTCCTCTGCAGACCTGGTCATCAAGAACCAACAAGGCATCAAAGCAGAGATTGAGGCCAGAGCAGACCGTTTCTCCTCCTGCATCGACATGGGGCAGGAGCTGCTGGCCAGGAGCCACTACGCAGCCGAGGAG ATCTCAGAGAAGCTGTCTCAGCTGCAAGCCCGGCGCCAGGAGACAGCTGACAAGTGGCAGGAAAAGATGGACTGGCTCCAGCTTG TTTTGGAGGTGCTCATGTTCGGGAGAGATGCAGGGATGGCAGAGGCCTGGCTGTGCAGTCAAGAGCCACTGGTGCGGAGCGCAGAGCTGGGCTGCACGGTGGATGAAGTGGAGAGCCTCATCAAGCGGCATGAAGCCTTTCAGAAGGCAGCGGTGGCTTGGGAAGAGCGTTTCAGCGCACTGGAGAAGCTCACTGCG CTGGAAGAgcgggagagggagaggaagagacagagggaggaggaggaacggAGGAAACAGCCCCCTGCTCCGGAGCCCACAGCCTGTTTGCCCAAAGGAGACGTGGTGGACAGCCAGACAGCTCCTGATGCTGCCTGGGACGG AACCCATCCACGCCTGCCACCATCCACACAGGTGCCCAGCGTTAATGGGGTCTGCACAGATGCTGAGTCCTCACAG CTCCTGTTGGAACAACAGAGACCTGAGCAGGGTAGCCTCCCAGAAGGGCCT GGATCTGGTGCAGGGGATGAGGCCAATGGGCCACGGGGAGACAGGCAGACACGGCCCCGCGGCCCAGCTGCTCCTGTGATGCCCCAGAGCAGATCGTCTGAGTCAGCCCATGTTGCCACCTTGCCCACTCGAGGCCCAGAGCTCTCTGCCCAGGAGCAGATGGAGGGAATGCTCTGCCGCAAACAGGAGATGGAGGCCTTCGGCAAAAAGGCTGCCAACAG ATCCTGGCAGAACGTGTACTGTGTCCTGCGGCGTGGGAGCCTTGGCTTTTACAAGGATTCGAAAGCAGCCAGTGCAGGAGTGCCATACCATGGAGAAGTGCCTGTCAGCCtggccagggcccagggcagtgTGGCCTTCGATTATCGAAAGCGCAAACATGTCTTCAAGCTGGG CTTACAGGATGGAAAAGAATATTTGTTCCAGGCCAAGGATGAG GCAGAGATGAGCTCGTGGCTGCGGGTGGTGAATGCGGCCATTACTGCTGCATCCTCGGCCTCTGGAGAGCCAGAAGAGCCAGCGGTGCCCAGTGCCACTCGTGGCATGACTCGGGCCATGACCATGCCCCCAGTGTCACCAGCAGGGGCTGAGGGGCCTGTCGTGCTGCGCAGCAAGGACGGCAGAGAACGGGAGCGAGAAAAACGTTTCAGCTTCTTCAAGAAGAACAAGTAG